One genomic window of Panicum hallii strain FIL2 chromosome 6, PHallii_v3.1, whole genome shotgun sequence includes the following:
- the LOC112898091 gene encoding BTB/POZ and MATH domain-containing protein 3-like produces MAGNLPIKRIFEVPAFTTPDGTLHLWPCFHRSPIFTAGGHDWSISYYPESIYSSDSIDLCLQLESEGAGVTISSSVALLDPTPSLPLFKLVEESPPMELEHAITSRSTVTHWVPKSKLSAVPVGDRDSLIFVWAITILTQTPMPVPKPELMPMPLPLPLPLPEPEPMMAAMPEVPAEGVAPPSPVPATTTDVAPEAKVPAADVTYSVGGQLFHAHKVVLATRSPVFEVQLFGAPTSTAEASQAPAAAVEVDDMRPDVFEALLHYIYTGTLPATEGEAADDEDASHQMMRHLLVAADRYDLEGLKLLCEGELARTLGEGNVAEMLAFADNHYCSTLKDACVGFMVASPAERMERVVASYGYQRLRLRHPLILVDVLEKSLMFRKA; encoded by the coding sequence ATGGCCGGCAACCTGCCGATCAAGAGGATTTTCGAGGTCCCTGCGTTCACTACCCCTGACGGCACCCTCCACCTCTGGCCCTGCTTCCACCGGTCTCCGATCTTCACCGCCGGTGGCCACGACTGGTCCATCAGCTACTACCCCGAGAGCATCTACAGCAGCGACAGCATCGACCTCTGCCTCCAACTGGAGTCCGAAGGCGCCGGGGTGACGATATCGTCCAGCGTCGCCCTCCTCGACCCCACGCCCAGCCTGCCGCTGTTCAAGCTGGTGGAGGAATCGCCGCCGATGGAGCTCGAACATGCCATCACAAGTAGGAGCACGGTCACCCACTGGGTGCCCAAGAGCAAGCTGAGCGCGGTCCCGGTGGGTGACCGAGACAGCCTCATCTTCGTGTGGGCCATCACCATCCTAACACAGACGCCGATGCCGGTGCCAAAGCCGGAGCTGATGCCgatgccgctgccgctgccgctgccgctgccggagccggagccgatGATGGCGGCGATGCCCGAGGTCCCAGCGGAAGGCGTGGCGCCGCCGTCCCCAGTCCCAGCGACGACGACAGATGTGGCGCCGGAAGCCAAGGTCCCGGCGGCGGACGTGACGTACTCGGTTGGGGGCCAGCTTTTCCACGCCCACAAGGTTGTACTCGCCACGCGATCGCCGGTTTTCGAGGTGCAGCTGTTCGGGGCGCCGACGTCGACGGCGGAGGCGAGCCAAGCTCCGGCGGCGGCCGTCGAGGTCGACGACATGCGGCCTGACGTGTTCGAGGCCCTTCTGCACTACATCTACACGGGCACCCTGCCGGCCACGGAAGGTGAAGCTGCTGATGACGAGGATGCGAGCCATCAGATGATGCGCCACCTGCTCGTCGCTGCGGACCGGTACGACCTGGAGGGGCTCAAGCTCCTGTGCGAGGGGGAGCTCGCCAGGACGCTCGGCGAGGGTAACGTGGCGGAGATGCTGGCCTTCGCGGACAATCACTACTGCAGCACGCTCAAGGACGCCTGCGTCGGGTTCATGGTGGCCTCGCCGGCGGAGAGGATGGAGAGGGTGGTGGCGAGCTACGGCTACCAGCGACTCCGCTTGAGGCACCCCCTGATTTTGGTAGACGTGCTTGAGAAGTCGCTCATGTTTCGCAAAGCGTAG